In the genome of Astatotilapia calliptera chromosome 18, fAstCal1.2, whole genome shotgun sequence, the window CTGCATATAGCTTGCTTCACCGCTCGTGCTCAGTTCAATGTCAGCTGGATTATTAGAGGCAGAGCTCACCGTTTCTATAACTCAAACAGAATCAGCAGTGATGTGGAGGAGGtcatgcaaaaacagaaaactgtgcTGGGCAATAGCGACGAGCTGACAGTGTAATTACAAAAccaaaataacagttttaattTGTACAGCACCCACTTGTACCCTTGTCACATTGATTAGTGTTGCTCGTGCTCCCTGAATGAAATGTCGTGCTTTATGAATTAAGTTTGCAGACGGTAGCTCGTGTGGTTACACATGTCCCTGTAGATGGAAAGTTTATAATGTGATGACTCACCTATAGGTGCAAATAtgatattatatatacatatatattcacATGACCGCTTACAGTGCTGTTAAATCATTTGTGTGCTTTatttaaaggcaaaaaaagagtCACAGTGGGTGAAATTTGgatgaaaatgttgaaaagCTGTAGTTATGCATGTTTAATCAAAATGACGTTTTAACACTGTGCAACATTAGGAGACTTGacaagaaaaaactgtaaagggCCATTCGTACTGATGCACGAATTCATCAGTGTAACTCGTTTTTCTTGCGTGTGTCAACATGGCATCTGGTTGAGACAACATGGTGGTCTGGTGGTTAGTCACAAAACTGGACAGCCACCGCTGACAGAAATGTTATATAACGCTCATCAATCTGCTTGCTGATTATTAAACTCCTCCAGAGTCGACTGTCAATTCAGATGTAAAATGTAGTGCGGTATTAAATTCTCACGCTCACTTTGTAATCCTCCCCAGAAGATTAATCAAAGTTAGATAGTTGTTCACGCCGCACAGTCAGCTGTGGCGATCGCACCATTGATCATGTGGCGAAGTCACCCTGCGAGGCCACCTGTTCCCAGATGAGAGGAGAACATGTCCTTCATCCGGGCCTGCCAGCCAGTCAGCCTCCCATAGACACGCAGACACCCACCGAGGGGCAACAGGACAACTCATCTAACACAGCCACATTGTGTCAAGAGCAGAGCAGCATACTGATTAGTAATGCGCTCATTATTTCCCTTCCATATAACGTGTTTGCATAAGTGTCGCCTACGAATACAAAGAGAGCAGCTATGACATTGAAATtacaaataacaataaaaaaaattgaaaaaaatcaattagcACCGTGTTTGTGAGCACCTGGAAATATTTATCTTGGATTGCGATCACACTTCTACTGACGAGCAAAAGATTTTCTCGTGCCATAACAGGCACCGTGACCCTGCAAGGCCTCCTTTATTAATTTGCTTACAAAGTGAATCATGTATAAtcacaaatatttaaacaaagaGAACATGTTTTGCACTAAAAGAGCCTCTATAAAAATCCAAAAGCCTGTAATTATTTTCCTTTGAAATATAATGGACgttttgttttgctgaaaactgtgaaattaaagaaaaatttaCATACAACGGTGGCAAGCCCGTTGCTATATGAGCCCAAGAACACATTAATGCATGACTCCGGATCGTGATCAGTATTCATTACGAGTCGTCATCAGAAGACGAATAATAGCCGGGTGAATTCGCCCTCCTCGCGcctctatttttttaattatttgaaggtCAACCAGCATTTAGGATTGTCGATAAGGATCTTGTCCACCTGGTGCTGCGATATGCCCCTCGTCAGCATCTTTGGCACGATGTTCTTCAGGATGTGAGAGTAGCCGTGGCCGCCGTACTTGGTCAGGCGGTTCTTGGTGTGGATGTCATGAGCAATCACGATCTTGTCCTCATAGCCCTCCTTCACCAGAAACGCCAGGCTGAACACGAGAAAACAGTGGGGTGAAAAATGAGGGGCCTCGGTCTTTTAGCCTTCATTCATATATAGGAACAACATATATACATGAGCATAACTTATTCAGCTCTCTTAACGTTATGGGAAAtttgtgttactttaaaaaacaactacacgatGAGCTCTTCTTTATAGTGAAAGTAAAAGATTTAAGGTGGAGTTAAGCTCCAAACACAAGGATTTCTATTACTGGACTGGACACGGATTCCTGGAGGTTTCAAAATAGTGaacaacacgcacacacagaagaaATCCTTACTCACGCTTTCACTCTCTGGCTGTCGCTGGGCATGTCCACGTCCAGGTTGTACGGATAGTTCAGCATCTCAGTTCCAAACAGATCATACTCCAGGTAACTCCCCAACTTAGCAAACTCCAGCAGCTCACCTTCATCCAATATCGTCCTTttaaaaaggccaaaataaAGCTGATAGTTATGATGCTTTGTTTGGAAAAACGAAGCTGTTGCAAAGTTGCTTTCCAGATAATGATGCATGGCGGATCAGAAAAAAGATGGCGCTTTTTGAAATTTGAATTATCAATCCATGAAACCTGTTACCACTGATATTCATTCCTATTCTTCtgtaatttggcacacctcAATCACTTTCTCCTCATTTCCCTTCCCTAATGAAAAGGCTTCTTGTaaggctgctcaattaatcgaattttaatcacgattacgatctgggctttcaacgatcattaaaaatgactgagccgattattagcccctccctcatgctttactctcgcgctgctccatgtggcaaatcaagcgcactgctctgcatttcgaacacgcgtcacaacaattaagaggacccgagggaagcttggaaagctaagcagaagttatttggagaggagtggactgccgttggttgaaaagagaggttaaaaaaaacaaacttcagtggtgtggaaacattatggcttcgcggagtcagacgtggatcaagtagacacagtgtgtaaactttgctatggtgtcgtagctgcaccacagagcaacactgcaaagttcacatttttcatttatttcttatattgcaaacatttgcactgttatcagtatttgcacactattttatattattttttaaagtcattattcaatacattgttattgttaaacctttaaagccggtcagagcagcatgctcgttttgtgtaactatttttaaatccctgtagaacctgaacgctaagctagcacaataaatttttttccatatgaaaccagaggagttgtacttacatctgatgccatcagcttgtcctcggtcacggtttccttccacatatagctttgcaaaaattgcataaaaagagcttgcaggaacaaaaacataatattccagaaacacgctttgccgatccgatcagctgttcttaacacttcccacattgaaaaagacgTCAACGTGAACTATcgcaagtgacgtcatttttgcggaaaatgtagttttttacttgtaggccttagaactcgaattgcactgctggaaatagtttattttgatgcacatgcacattctttgcaaatttgcatcataggattgtttttttgtttttcctgcagtatataaaaattgctgtatctccaaaaataaaactatgaagacactcacaataagtttcctgttgttgtaaactattttttgcaacttttttgtatttaaagttttgagggataaaccgcttaaatttctccaagtagaaatatatgtaaaaaaaaaaaacaaaaacgattttcaattttttttgtaatttattgcacttttttgcaattaatgtagttactaaggacttaatgcatacacatttttaaaatatgggctataacagttgtattgatgtatagcaacttgaaatgctcccacaaatggcactacagcatgtaaaaaaataatataagctctggcggacgaaataaatatcgtcaaataatcgtgatctcaatttcagtgaaaataatcgtgattatcatttttgccataatcgagcagccctagcttCTTGACATGCTCCCCTCCACTgaaaccatttctgatgaggcttcagtgaacagaagGACCAGATGCATCTCTGAGGTCCTGTGTCAGACTTTTGTTCGATTTTTTATTATGTCTTAAGTTCATGACTTTCACAtcttgttcatctgctgtacatAGCACTTCCACTTCTTCAGTTTCCTAAAGATTTTTTAAGATTCACTGCACATCATGCTGAGATATTCAAAAAGCTATCAGTTTTAGGCTAAGAGCAACCTtgtttgtgtaaaaataatACATTGTGCCTatcaaactgttttatttttgacattttcataGGTTCAACTAAAAAAGttggaacaaattatgtgtttttggcggctcacaacaaatcctaaagatacaatttaaaactggATCTTTGCTAAGTTGCATGTTATACACATACAACACTGATTCATCCCTTAATTTAGATGGGCCCGTGTTAAGTAGTTAAAAAAGCATTCCTCTAAATATGGTCAGGTATACATATAAAAGGTATAAAATTACTGAAATAGcagccaaagaaaaagaaatgaggggtgtcTCAGGACTTTTTGGCCAGCTGTAACTCAAGTCTGAGAACCAGAAAGCCTTCAGCAGCTAAAAATTAGGAAATATGGAGCAAACAGCATCATTTCAAGCAGTCACTGGCAACACAGTCTCACGAGCCTGACCAAGGACACCAAGGTCCAGGCTTTTTCCCCTTCCATCTGCTAAATCACTAAAATGTATTAAgatactgaaataaaaaatgtttcaaattaaATGTCAGAGAGGGCACGTGTCACAGGAAATTGTGTGTTTGACAGGAAAACGGCGCCCTAATTTTCGCTGTATCTTAATGACTTTATTTTAGTGACATCTCACCTGTCTAGGTGAGACATAACAGTTTTGCTGATGTCACCCCCGGCCTCCTGGAGTATCCGAACGATCTCAGCTGGAGCGGCGTGATCCCGGCCAGGATGGATGATAACAGGACAGCCCAGCTGAGCCTGAGCGTGCGCCGAGGCTCGCAGCACCTTAGTCTCGCTCTCCGTGATGGGCCAGCTGGTGCCGATCTCACCGATCACACCGCAACGGATGTCTGTGCCGTCAGCGCCGTGAAGGACCTCACTGATGATGATGTCTGTAAGCTGAAGGTCAGGAAATGAGGAGCTGGCGTGTGTTCATTTATTGAGAATACGTTTTCTAATTTCCCTCTTTCCCTTTACTAAGGATTGAAGGAGATGATGAAAGCATAGTTATAGTGTGTCTAAATATCGCTGAGTACGGTATTCTCAGGGTCATTCTCAGGTGTAGCTACCAAAAGACTAGACAACGTTGTCAGAAATCCATTCAAATCAATCAaaaggcatgaaaaaaaaatcctcacatACTGAAACAAGCATGCTTAAAACTTTCTAACAAAGGTGTGTGAGCTCCAAACCCCACCACAAACTGGGACGCACCTTCTCCACACTCATtcctttggtggcctcagagtGGGTGCAGTCCACGTAGTACCCTGCACCTGCAATGATGTGGACCCCGGTGTCCTTGGCCAGCTGTCGGAGGGTGGGAAGGTCCCGTTCGATTCCAGTGGTGGTGTTCTCCACTATCGTTCCCCCGCCGGCTCTCCTGTAGGCCAGCAGCTCGTCCCGCACAGCGGCGGTCTCCTGCTTCAGGAGCAGGTTCTCGGGGGAGCTGTACGGGTTTTGCCTGAGCCAGAACATGTGCTGCATCTGAAACGGGTTCTCTGCCACTGCCTCGTCTCCTGGGGGAGGGGGCGAGAAGCAGCACTCGAAGCTCATGGTCAGGTGCTCGTGGGTCATAGTACGGCCAAGCTGGTCTGGATCTACTAAACCCAGCACGGTCTGGACCCTCCCGCTCAACTCAGACATGATGCTATGAGGAGTGTTCAAGATTTCCCACAGCCTGAAAAGACATACagtatcattttttatttattttttacatctatttattttttacatctcTCAGacaaatatttcagtttttatagAAAGATCATTGAGATAATTGAGGAATTTGGTCATCCCATGACTGTAAAGCAGAGCTGCTCCTTCTTAAAAATGACATTACCTACAGTTTCATGTCTGCACCCACGAGGCTTCTTTTCAACATAAAATAGCAACTCATTTAAAAGAATCTCAAACTAGTTTTTACCTCGATATGACGACGCTGTACATGCCTTGCAGATGTAGCCATGATTTACACAAGGGGAAACAATTATCTGATCCCCACCTGAATTTGAAAGTTTGCTCACTTCCAAAGAAATGGGAGTTTCCCCTCAATGACCTCAATGTGCTTGGtggtatgttttgggtcatttttATGCTGGATGACCCATCTTCAGTGTTCTTGCTGGGAAAAGGAGGTTTTAGTCCAAGATATTATGGTGCATGGCCCCGTCCACTGACGTCCaaattaatttataatttataatgcGATGTGATCTTTTTCTAGATCTTTGGTTGACATTCTGTCTCGCTCTATTAAAATGAAGCTTCCATTTaaattagagactgttcatttctttgtaagtaaaCAAACTTATACATTTCTGAGGGTCACTGACATTGCTCAGCTTGTGAACACAAACAGCAGGCATCTTTCATTCCCGCCTTTGGCTGCAGCAGGTCTGCTTCTTTCAGCTTCTGTTATCGACTCAATTCCTCATATTTATTTAGGATTactcatagactgtatataagagGATTACCCACGACCctttacataaaacatgatttaaacCAGCACTGAGTAACAAATGGGCCCCTGTAGACCTGTCAATGTTTGCCACTGTCATCTGTTAGCAACTCCACCCTCTGAATGTGCACGCCCGGAAGACCTGAGCTGACCCTGAGAGCTGTTGTAGGCTTGACAGTCGCCGTCACGTGACCGCTGAGCCTGGTTACCGATCAGTGAAGCCAAATAACAACATCCATCCTTTGTTTTATAGTTCCCGTGTAAAGTTTCGGCCGTGCCGTGCAGCACTGTTACACATCAGACAcatgtgtgagtgcgtgtgtgttggCAAAAAGACAACGCATTCGCTCACTCTGCTGACTTTACAGTGCATACCAGAGCGGGACCTTTGGACTGGCAAGTACAAGCCCCGAGCCACACTTTGAAAAGTTGCATTTACTTACTCAAATCTTTGCTGTATGCTCGATGAAAAAAACCCTTCAGACCAGCACTGTACGCGTTAAGTTGTTGCTCTACTGGAACAAAGTAAAACTGCTTCTCTTTAAATAATGTGCAGCGGAGTCAGACCTGCAGCAGTATATTTAGGGGATTTAAACTTTCACCGAGCTTTAGAATAAACTGTAAGACAAACAGTCTGCTAGACCTTGTTTCTGCTCACTTCAGCCCACCTCCTCCTTCAGCCGAGTACGGATAGCTGCTTTGACAGGTTAGCTGAACGCCTTCGGTGATCATCGCGAGACATCGCGAGAATACGCTTCTTGTAGCATATAACAGGGAGAGCAACAAAGTTTGTTGAAATAtaacgccaaatcacaacagcggTAACCTCGGTGcgctttattttgtaaggtagatccttcaataatacagagaacacCCCCAACAATCAAGCAACACCCTGGAGCAAttaatttattgtaattttttgtATTGAAGCAGCtatcttctatttttattttattttattttttacatccaTCCAACTTTTATCTGATCAGGTAAGGTTAACtcagaggttcccaaagtgtggggcccgccccctagggggcgcagtatgaaaagcaaaaaaaaaacacttggacactgctagcataatggacagaacttttgacggggctcccacacaaacgcaaagcaggagatgaagcatagccaaatatgttttcaaacaaacttccttctaagccaaagactagaaaatatggtgaagcatatcttccctttggcttcacctgcacaagtgccaaggtaggtctcccctgcagaattagTTTTCTCTGTCGGGAGCACGCATTGGGttctccaaatcacggacaaacagtatcccacattcttgatttttagttcacaaacacttcttgtaaccactaactactcctgacattttggagatgttagctctttatataataaagttacagtgggatacaaataatatcagactGATCCTGCTGTaatttgttcccccggttcaaatcacagacaaacagcatCCCATCCCACagttgttcatgtttttaaacccattttggacagagaggcatttttaaaaaaatgtattgatagtaatgttgaatattattacacaggaaaaaatcaactacacgtaaaataattacaccgtgacgcctctgcctttctaaatggagggacagtaactgcgagtgtatatgtaagcgtgtaaaaactgcagatagtcagattaacagtattttgtctctatctgccattctgcaattcatctcatgtaaacaataacgtggcaaCATGTT includes:
- the pter gene encoding N-acetyltaurine hydrolase, translated to MSELSGRVQTVLGLVDPDQLGRTMTHEHLTMSFECCFSPPPPGDEAVAENPFQMQHMFWLRQNPYSSPENLLLKQETAAVRDELLAYRRAGGGTIVENTTTGIERDLPTLRQLAKDTGVHIIAGAGYYVDCTHSEATKGMSVEKLTDIIISEVLHGADGTDIRCGVIGEIGTSWPITESETKVLRASAHAQAQLGCPVIIHPGRDHAAPAEIVRILQEAGGDISKTVMSHLDRTILDEGELLEFAKLGSYLEYDLFGTEMLNYPYNLDVDMPSDSQRVKALAFLVKEGYEDKIVIAHDIHTKNRLTKYGGHGYSHILKNIVPKMLTRGISQHQVDKILIDNPKCWLTFK